In Rahnella aquatilis CIP 78.65 = ATCC 33071, one DNA window encodes the following:
- a CDS encoding metal-dependent hydrolase → MDSVSQLVLGAAVGIAVMGKRAPVWKSALAGAVCGTLPDLDVFYDHGDAISNMTMHRTESHALFYLTLISPLLAWLMAKLFSGGQHFRHWWGAVWLALITHPLLDLMTVYGTQLGLPFTHYPFAIGSIFIIDPLYTLPLIIGVGLALYREQQRGIMWSNALLGISCLYLACTVIEQHQVTRHVGAELQRQNIESTQVLVTPTPLNSLVWRVVVMSKDSYGEGFTSLLHPDSPIRFRFYPRGEALYEAHKDNAFLARVAWFSHGFFSVKEQAGHILVSDLRMGQEPDYTFVFDLGEMKAGAPPQLPVKVASVRPSASKMWAQFRQALDVE, encoded by the coding sequence ATGGATTCGGTTTCACAATTAGTTCTTGGCGCGGCGGTGGGTATTGCGGTGATGGGCAAACGTGCGCCGGTGTGGAAATCTGCACTGGCAGGCGCGGTGTGCGGAACCTTACCTGATCTGGATGTGTTTTACGATCACGGTGATGCCATCAGCAATATGACGATGCACCGCACCGAAAGCCATGCGTTATTTTATCTGACGCTGATTTCACCGCTGCTGGCCTGGCTGATGGCAAAACTGTTCAGCGGCGGACAACATTTCCGCCACTGGTGGGGCGCGGTCTGGCTGGCGCTGATCACCCATCCGTTGCTGGATCTGATGACGGTTTACGGCACACAGCTCGGCCTTCCGTTTACCCATTATCCTTTTGCCATCGGCAGCATTTTTATTATCGATCCACTCTATACCCTGCCGCTGATTATCGGCGTCGGTCTGGCGCTTTATCGCGAGCAGCAGCGCGGCATTATGTGGAGTAATGCGCTACTGGGCATCAGTTGCCTGTATCTGGCCTGTACCGTGATTGAGCAACATCAGGTGACGCGGCACGTTGGCGCAGAACTGCAGCGGCAAAATATAGAAAGCACACAGGTTCTGGTCACGCCGACACCGCTCAATTCGCTGGTGTGGCGTGTGGTGGTGATGAGTAAAGACAGTTACGGTGAAGGCTTTACCTCATTGCTGCATCCGGATTCCCCGATCCGCTTCCGCTTCTATCCGCGCGGTGAAGCGTTGTATGAAGCGCACAAAGATAATGCGTTTCTGGCGCGCGTCGCCTGGTTCAGCCACGGTTTCTTCAGCGTAAAAGAGCAGGCCGGGCATATTCTGGTCAGCGATTTACGTATGGGGCAGGAACCGGATTACACCTTTGTGTTCGATCTCGGCGAGATGAAAGCCGGTGCACCGCCGCAACTGCCGGTGAAAGTGGCCTCCGTCAGGCCGTCTGCCTCAAAAATGTGGGCGCAGTTCCGGCAGGCGCTGGACGTGGAGTGA
- the rutC gene encoding pyrimidine utilization protein C, with translation MPKSAIIPAGSGVPLAPFVPGTLADGVVYVSGTLPFDKDNNVVHVGDAAAQTRHVLEIIKSVIETSGGTMDDVTMNSIFITDWANYGAVNQVYAEYFPGEKPARFCIQCGLVKPDALIEIASVAHIGK, from the coding sequence ATGCCTAAAAGTGCCATTATTCCGGCGGGCAGCGGTGTTCCGCTGGCCCCTTTTGTCCCAGGTACCCTTGCCGATGGCGTGGTGTACGTTTCCGGCACCCTGCCGTTTGATAAAGACAATAACGTGGTGCATGTCGGCGACGCCGCGGCGCAAACCCGCCACGTACTGGAGATCATCAAAAGCGTGATCGAAACCTCGGGCGGCACAATGGATGACGTCACCATGAACTCGATTTTCATCACCGACTGGGCGAATTACGGTGCGGTAAATCAGGTTTACGCCGAGTATTTTCCGGGCGAAAAACCGGCACGGTTCTGCATTCAGTGCGGTCTGGTGAAACCGGATGCGCTGATCGAAATCGCCTCCGTTGCGCATATCGGCAAATAA
- the rutA gene encoding pyrimidine utilization protein A has product MKIGVFIPIGNNGWLISETAPQYKPTFELNKTIVQKAEHYHFDFALSMIKLRGFGGKTEFWEHNMESFTLMAGLAAVTSRIQLYATAATLVMPPAIVARMAATIDSISNGRFGVNVVTGWQKPEYEQMGMWPGDDYFSRRYDYLTEYVSVLRDLWGTGHCTLDGEFFKMDDCRVSPRPQSEMKVICAGQSDAGMAFSAKHADFNFCFGKGVNTPTAFAPTAARMKTAAEAENRDVSSYVLFMVIADETDAAARAKWDLYKSGADADALAWLTDQSSKDTKSGADTNVRQMADPTSAVNINMGTLVGSYASVARMLDEIDTVPGAGGVLLTFDDFVEGIENFGRYIQPLMKTRQHIGTEQKEVA; this is encoded by the coding sequence ATGAAAATCGGTGTCTTTATTCCTATCGGCAACAACGGCTGGTTAATTTCAGAAACTGCGCCGCAGTACAAACCCACCTTCGAACTGAACAAAACCATCGTGCAGAAAGCGGAGCACTATCATTTTGATTTCGCGCTGTCGATGATCAAACTGCGCGGCTTCGGCGGCAAAACCGAATTCTGGGAACACAATATGGAGTCGTTCACGCTGATGGCGGGCCTCGCTGCCGTAACTTCCCGCATCCAGCTTTACGCCACCGCCGCCACACTGGTGATGCCACCCGCGATCGTTGCGCGTATGGCCGCCACGATAGATTCCATTTCCAACGGCCGTTTCGGCGTAAATGTCGTCACCGGCTGGCAGAAACCGGAATACGAACAAATGGGTATGTGGCCGGGCGATGACTATTTCAGCCGCCGCTATGACTACCTGACCGAATACGTCAGCGTGCTGCGCGATCTGTGGGGCACCGGTCACTGCACGCTTGACGGCGAATTCTTCAAAATGGACGACTGCCGCGTCAGCCCGCGCCCGCAGAGCGAAATGAAAGTGATCTGCGCCGGACAAAGCGATGCCGGCATGGCGTTCTCCGCAAAACACGCCGACTTTAACTTCTGCTTCGGCAAAGGCGTCAACACGCCAACCGCCTTTGCCCCCACCGCTGCCCGCATGAAAACGGCGGCTGAAGCTGAAAACCGCGACGTCTCCTCTTATGTCCTGTTTATGGTAATTGCTGATGAAACTGACGCCGCCGCCCGCGCCAAATGGGATTTGTACAAATCCGGTGCTGACGCCGATGCGCTCGCCTGGCTCACCGACCAGAGCAGCAAAGACACCAAATCCGGAGCCGATACCAACGTCCGCCAGATGGCTGACCCGACGTCCGCCGTCAATATCAACATGGGCACGCTGGTCGGTTCTTACGCCAGCGTTGCCAGAATGCTCGACGAAATCGACACCGTGCCCGGCGCTGGTGGCGTGCTGCTGACCTTTGATGATTTCGTGGAAGGCATCGAAAACTTTGGCCGCTACATCCAGCCATTAATGAAAACCCGCCAGCACATCGGCACTGAGCAGAAAGAGGTCGCATGA
- the rutB gene encoding pyrimidine utilization protein B, producing MMNVVENQTVVRREPHNTGEETILTARPEAIAFTPQQTALIVVDMQNAYASQGGYLDLAGFDVSATAPVIANIKVAIAAARAAGIKVIFFQNGWDNQYVEAGGAGSPNFHKSNALKTMRKRPELMGKLLAKGDWDYDLVDELQPQPGDIVLPKPRYSGFFNTQLDSLLRSYGIHHLVFTGIATNVCVESTLRDGFFLEYFGVVLEDATHQAGPEFAQKAAIYNIETFFGWVSSVRNFCDAVGYKTEQNAA from the coding sequence ATGATGAACGTTGTTGAGAATCAAACTGTGGTCCGCCGCGAACCCCACAATACCGGCGAGGAAACGATCCTCACAGCACGCCCTGAAGCCATTGCTTTCACGCCGCAGCAAACGGCGCTGATCGTGGTGGATATGCAAAACGCCTATGCCTCACAAGGCGGTTATCTGGATCTGGCCGGTTTTGACGTTTCCGCCACCGCGCCGGTGATTGCCAATATCAAAGTAGCCATTGCCGCCGCCCGCGCCGCCGGGATCAAAGTGATTTTCTTCCAGAACGGCTGGGACAATCAGTACGTTGAAGCCGGTGGCGCCGGTTCGCCGAACTTCCACAAATCCAATGCGCTGAAAACCATGCGCAAACGCCCGGAACTGATGGGTAAACTGCTGGCGAAAGGTGACTGGGATTATGACCTGGTCGATGAGCTTCAGCCGCAGCCGGGCGACATTGTGTTGCCAAAACCACGCTACAGCGGCTTCTTCAATACCCAGCTCGACAGCCTGCTGCGCAGCTACGGTATTCATCATCTGGTGTTCACCGGCATCGCCACCAATGTCTGCGTGGAATCCACGCTGCGTGATGGCTTCTTTCTGGAATATTTCGGCGTGGTGCTGGAAGACGCCACCCATCAGGCCGGACCGGAATTCGCACAAAAAGCCGCAATTTATAACATCGAAACCTTCTTTGGCTGGGTCTCCAGCGTGCGCAATTTCTGCGACGCCGTGGGCTATAAAACTGAACAAAACGCCGCTTAA
- the cycA gene encoding D-serine/D-alanine/glycine transporter — protein MQEESKILVRPEEENAEGLRRNLSNRHIQLIAIGGAIGTGLFMGSGKTISLAGPSIIFVYMIIGFMLFFVMRAMGELLLSNLDYKSFSDFAADLLGPWAGYFTGWTYWFCWVVTGIADVVAITAYAQFWFPGLSQWVASLLCVLVLLSLNLATVKMFGEMEFWFAMIKIVAIVGLIIAGLVMVLTHFQTPAGTVASFSNLWNDGGFFPKGVSGFFAGFQIAVFAFVGIELVGTTAAETKDPQKSLPRAINAIPLRIIMFYVFSLIMIMSVTPWSHVVADKSPFVELFVLAGLPAAASIINFVVLTSAASSANSGVFSTSRMLFGLAQEGNAPKAFGKLSSRAVPSNGLTFSCICLLGGVVLIYLIPNVVTVFTLVTTVSAILFMFVWTLILCSYLVYRRKRPQLHEASIYKMPLGKLMSWVCMAFFVFVLVLLTLQDDTRQALLVTPLWFVILGIGYWLRRRQS, from the coding sequence ATGCAAGAAGAGTCAAAAATCCTCGTCCGGCCGGAGGAAGAGAACGCTGAAGGTTTGCGGCGAAATCTCTCTAACCGTCATATCCAGCTCATTGCCATTGGCGGCGCTATCGGTACCGGCCTGTTTATGGGCTCCGGCAAAACGATCAGTCTGGCGGGTCCGTCCATCATCTTCGTCTACATGATCATCGGCTTTATGCTGTTTTTCGTCATGCGTGCGATGGGTGAACTGTTACTGTCCAATCTCGACTATAAATCCTTCAGCGACTTTGCCGCCGATTTGCTTGGCCCGTGGGCAGGATATTTCACCGGCTGGACCTACTGGTTCTGCTGGGTAGTGACCGGTATCGCCGATGTCGTCGCCATTACCGCGTATGCGCAGTTCTGGTTCCCCGGCCTCTCACAATGGGTCGCGTCGCTGCTCTGCGTTCTGGTACTGCTGAGCCTGAATCTCGCTACCGTGAAAATGTTCGGTGAGATGGAATTCTGGTTCGCGATGATCAAAATTGTCGCCATTGTCGGGCTGATTATCGCCGGGCTGGTGATGGTATTGACTCACTTCCAGACGCCAGCCGGCACGGTTGCGTCCTTCAGCAACCTGTGGAATGACGGCGGATTCTTCCCGAAAGGCGTCAGCGGTTTCTTTGCCGGTTTCCAGATAGCCGTGTTCGCGTTTGTTGGTATCGAACTGGTCGGCACCACCGCCGCCGAAACGAAAGATCCGCAAAAATCCCTGCCGCGCGCCATCAACGCAATCCCGCTGCGCATTATCATGTTCTATGTATTCTCGCTGATCATGATTATGTCGGTGACGCCCTGGAGCCATGTGGTTGCTGATAAAAGCCCGTTTGTTGAACTGTTCGTTCTGGCCGGTCTTCCGGCGGCGGCGAGCATCATCAACTTTGTGGTACTGACCTCAGCGGCGTCATCCGCTAACAGTGGTGTATTCTCCACCAGCCGCATGCTGTTTGGCCTGGCACAGGAAGGCAACGCACCGAAAGCCTTCGGTAAGCTCTCTTCCCGCGCGGTGCCATCGAACGGCCTGACTTTTTCCTGCATCTGCCTGCTCGGCGGTGTGGTACTGATTTACCTGATCCCGAATGTGGTGACGGTTTTCACGCTGGTCACCACCGTTTCTGCGATCCTGTTTATGTTCGTCTGGACCCTCATCCTCTGCTCTTATCTGGTCTACCGCCGTAAACGTCCGCAACTGCACGAAGCCTCCATCTACAAAATGCCGCTCGGCAAACTGATGAGCTGGGTCTGTATGGCATTCTTCGTCTTCGTGCTGGTGCTGCTGACCTTACAGGATGATACCCGTCAGGCGCTGCTCGTCACGCCGCTGTGGTTTGTGATTCTGGGGATTGGCTACTGGCTGCGCAGGCGCCAGTCCTGA
- the rutR gene encoding HTH-type transcriptional regulator RutR: MKPLVEPPQPDAGEKKSRQTAAKAPTRRSRAVAAKRGNIMAAALEFFSLYGMHGTSLDQVAERADVSKTNLLYYFPSKEDLYIAVLKGLLDIWLAPLKALQSDQHPLEAIREYIRLKLCVSRDHPQASKLFCLEMVQGAPLLKQELGGSLKTLVEDKSDVIRGWIKAELIAPVEPMQLIFMLWATTQHYADFGVQVEAITGKTLNDPEFFEQTVSNVQRIITEGIQLRD, translated from the coding sequence GTGAAGCCATTGGTCGAACCTCCGCAGCCTGACGCCGGAGAGAAAAAATCCCGCCAGACGGCGGCGAAAGCCCCGACGCGACGCTCACGGGCGGTCGCGGCCAAACGTGGCAATATCATGGCGGCGGCACTGGAATTCTTTTCGTTGTACGGCATGCATGGCACCAGTCTGGATCAGGTTGCCGAGCGCGCTGATGTGTCCAAAACCAACCTGCTGTATTACTTCCCGTCGAAAGAAGATTTGTATATCGCCGTGCTGAAAGGGCTGCTGGATATCTGGCTGGCGCCGCTGAAAGCCTTGCAGTCTGATCAACATCCGCTGGAAGCCATCCGTGAATATATCCGCCTGAAACTGTGTGTTTCGCGCGATCACCCACAGGCATCAAAGCTGTTTTGTCTGGAGATGGTACAGGGCGCGCCGCTGCTGAAACAGGAACTGGGGGGCAGTCTGAAAACGCTGGTGGAAGATAAATCGGATGTGATCCGTGGCTGGATTAAAGCAGAACTGATCGCGCCGGTTGAGCCGATGCAGCTGATTTTTATGCTGTGGGCCACCACGCAACATTACGCCGATTTTGGTGTTCAGGTGGAAGCTATTACCGGCAAAACGCTCAATGACCCTGAATTCTTTGAGCAAACGGTGAGCAACGTCCAGCGCATTATTACCGAAGGTATTCAGCTTCGGGATTAA
- a CDS encoding glucoamylase family protein — MYSAKQDVQPETIIQDNDPSIIYTGNWARYTGRAYSDDGASMALYDNGKYFEYTFIGSGIGFYSERNSDQGEIDFYLNGVLYGTATTKTPTHQYSDLIFYIAGLPPGHHTFKGVKKNGTWMLLDQLKVYNDAPLTAEVKAFSGAGSEGTATLLFNQSLDQQSGTVPGNYQLNNGASVTSVSLSNDRKTATLIIDGLTANTDYTLTLSQISNQILTTTVQNQSFTLRYTALPPEQVYDDPQPEITYGGNWTHSTGRTSSIFNHTTSYTQNNNSGTFSLDFVGTDISYYAESNTDQGDVEIYIDDVSQGRISTWSDSHLNSHILYQKTGLPFGNHNIKGIKRSGTWAHLDALKVYNAGDLEIVKTTTDGNDNIVVTFNQALDSKSALDLTNYDLDNGGVIQSVAIDDLKTTLTLNAPDLQTGILYTLTFCGLKNEILTKDFADIQATFTYNQGMKYYYTFDDETDGAFLETINNQRSAISQGHAPSLVTAKLNKGIDFASGQPGYIDLGVLDCLQKSAFTVEAWIYPRSTAMSMIVSQDTRNNNNQRWQLYTQDNQLVCTMSNDTNSISFTLTTKSFIPLNAWTHVAILRQGDEYALAVNGNIAMTGGSNVVQTNVTTSVKVGGRLDTNGALADAFNGIIDEVKFFDSQINPQTLSGHYRQLADTNFNLQASNGRLKAVFVHPQSVAPVLSDFLTHLKVNNEMRVGLPITHFEWDAAGNTATLSFTPLELAAVEQNIVFTLRYRELPVDANFSLEPTTIAAPSLSSLLLSGSLLTREILCPDYLFTDPGGFAENGSEYLWEVASSTTGPFSTINGLHTRTMMLLPEHNGKYIRVTVTPRNERLCFGESQSVIVGPVVARSGNPRTDWFRNAHYGVSHHFLPNYLNLSPDIPQNEKWQPGESWDDFLSTFDVQAYAKAISETGAGFVLLTMDQHAGYKLGPNKTHDAILDIEPGVRSAIRDLPLEMAQELAKYDIKLMLYMMGFAPAKASLIYYDDDANQHSPDRWGDMLVPHLYECSPFDNIITSETTRMNYAVVREFGERYGDLLAGWWFDGMWNTYTDMNQPYNINDVVDGSRAGNPDRIVTGIGVHTLAYTDYSAGEAYGTKNAEGNYVMTELPDSRWDSNDGYHQWYRWIALGNQTVNAGWGAMGSSDTGKHYDTDALAQWVKDVAARDGVACMDIRINRFGELDPIVSQQLAAVNAAVYPSLDDEQLLDKVQQTTLRYFWDYAHPTSGLAFERLYRNSDAGLNEPVTIGGSGFGVMGILVAIERGFITREEGYDRINKMVDFLGGPTTRYKGAWPHWINGSTGATIPFGTDDNGADLVETSFMVEGLLTARQYFNDPGLTDKINTLWHDIDWNYFTNNSNSLYWHIDKNLQFTMGMKITGWNEAMISYLLAIASPTHAIDPALWERGWSQGSYHNKNKDYYGVTLPIGPTMGGPMFFMHYSFLGFDPRNLRDSANNVNYFQQGEAQSQIQQAYCIDNPGGFNGYAENYWGLTSGYGPAGYASHDPTSDDGTITLTAALCDLPYLPEASIAALRHFYDDLGNALWTEKCGFIDGVNLSKNWYSEGYLAIDQGPIIGMIENHRSGLLWRYFMSCPEIQQALSLIGFVDDDYPPRQR, encoded by the coding sequence ATGTATTCTGCAAAGCAAGACGTACAACCAGAAACTATTATTCAGGATAATGATCCCTCTATTATTTATACCGGCAACTGGGCACGGTATACCGGAAGGGCTTACAGCGATGATGGTGCAAGTATGGCGCTGTACGATAACGGAAAGTATTTTGAATACACATTTATCGGTTCCGGAATTGGATTTTATAGTGAAAGAAACTCCGATCAGGGCGAAATAGATTTTTATCTTAATGGCGTGTTATACGGTACGGCAACCACCAAAACGCCAACGCACCAATATAGCGATCTTATTTTTTATATTGCGGGCCTGCCACCGGGTCATCATACCTTTAAAGGGGTGAAGAAAAACGGCACATGGATGTTGCTCGATCAGCTCAAAGTTTATAACGATGCCCCGCTCACCGCTGAAGTAAAAGCTTTTTCAGGGGCAGGTAGCGAAGGTACAGCAACTCTCCTGTTCAATCAGTCTCTCGATCAACAAAGCGGAACGGTACCCGGTAACTATCAGCTCAATAATGGCGCAAGTGTGACTTCAGTCAGCTTAAGCAATGACAGAAAAACCGCAACTTTGATCATTGATGGTTTAACTGCGAACACGGATTACACCTTAACGCTGAGCCAAATCAGTAATCAAATTTTGACCACCACCGTTCAAAACCAGTCCTTTACTCTGCGCTACACTGCGTTACCTCCTGAACAGGTTTATGACGATCCACAGCCTGAAATCACGTATGGCGGTAACTGGACACATAGTACCGGGCGCACGTCGAGTATTTTTAATCACACCACCTCATATACTCAAAACAATAACTCCGGGACATTCTCGCTGGATTTTGTCGGCACCGATATTTCCTATTATGCAGAAAGCAATACCGATCAGGGTGATGTGGAAATATATATCGATGATGTTTCTCAAGGGCGCATTAGCACGTGGTCAGACAGCCATTTAAACAGCCATATTTTATATCAGAAAACCGGCTTGCCTTTCGGCAACCATAACATTAAGGGAATTAAACGTTCAGGAACCTGGGCTCATTTGGATGCGTTAAAAGTTTATAACGCGGGCGATCTTGAAATTGTTAAAACCACAACTGACGGCAATGACAATATTGTGGTTACTTTCAACCAGGCGCTGGACTCAAAAAGTGCATTAGATCTGACAAACTATGATCTGGATAATGGTGGCGTTATTCAAAGTGTCGCAATAGATGATTTAAAAACGACACTGACGCTCAATGCGCCTGACTTACAAACTGGCATCCTCTATACCCTGACTTTCTGCGGGCTTAAAAATGAGATCCTGACGAAAGATTTTGCCGATATCCAGGCCACGTTTACCTACAACCAGGGAATGAAGTATTACTACACCTTTGATGATGAAACTGACGGGGCTTTCTTAGAGACCATTAATAATCAACGCAGTGCAATAAGCCAGGGTCATGCCCCCTCACTGGTGACGGCAAAGCTCAACAAGGGTATCGATTTTGCCAGCGGGCAGCCGGGTTATATTGATTTAGGCGTACTGGATTGTTTGCAAAAATCGGCTTTTACCGTTGAAGCGTGGATATACCCGCGTTCAACAGCGATGAGCATGATTGTCAGCCAGGACACGCGCAACAACAACAACCAGCGCTGGCAGCTTTACACCCAGGACAATCAGCTGGTTTGCACGATGTCGAATGATACCAACAGCATCTCGTTTACCTTAACAACCAAGTCTTTTATTCCACTGAATGCCTGGACCCACGTCGCAATTCTGCGCCAGGGTGATGAATATGCCCTGGCGGTTAACGGCAATATAGCGATGACCGGTGGCAGTAATGTGGTGCAGACGAACGTCACCACGTCGGTGAAAGTGGGCGGACGGCTGGATACCAACGGCGCGCTGGCTGATGCTTTCAACGGTATCATTGATGAAGTTAAATTCTTTGATTCACAGATAAACCCGCAGACGTTGAGCGGGCATTATCGTCAACTGGCCGACACGAATTTCAACCTTCAGGCGAGTAATGGCAGGCTGAAAGCGGTGTTTGTTCACCCGCAATCTGTGGCACCTGTGCTGAGTGATTTCCTGACACACCTCAAAGTGAACAATGAAATGCGCGTTGGTTTGCCAATAACTCACTTTGAGTGGGATGCGGCAGGCAATACTGCAACACTCTCTTTCACACCACTCGAACTTGCGGCGGTTGAGCAAAATATCGTCTTCACCTTGCGTTATCGTGAGCTGCCTGTTGATGCGAATTTCTCGCTGGAACCGACCACGATAGCCGCGCCTTCTCTCTCTTCCCTGCTATTAAGCGGCTCGTTACTGACGCGCGAAATTCTATGCCCGGATTATCTTTTTACTGACCCCGGCGGTTTTGCAGAAAATGGCAGTGAATACCTGTGGGAAGTGGCGAGCAGTACGACTGGCCCGTTCAGTACCATCAACGGGTTGCATACCCGCACAATGATGCTGCTGCCCGAGCACAACGGGAAATATATTCGCGTCACGGTTACACCGCGCAATGAACGCCTGTGCTTTGGTGAGTCACAATCTGTGATTGTCGGGCCTGTCGTTGCGCGAAGTGGCAACCCGCGAACCGACTGGTTCCGCAACGCGCACTACGGCGTATCGCACCATTTCCTGCCTAACTATCTCAATCTCTCACCGGATATTCCGCAAAATGAGAAATGGCAACCGGGCGAAAGCTGGGACGATTTCCTCAGTACTTTTGACGTGCAGGCTTATGCCAAAGCCATCAGTGAAACGGGAGCGGGCTTTGTTCTGCTGACGATGGATCAACATGCCGGTTACAAGCTGGGGCCGAATAAAACTCATGATGCCATTCTGGATATTGAACCTGGCGTGCGCAGTGCCATTCGTGACTTGCCGCTGGAAATGGCTCAGGAACTGGCGAAGTACGACATCAAACTGATGCTGTACATGATGGGCTTCGCGCCAGCCAAAGCCAGCCTGATTTATTACGATGATGACGCGAATCAGCACTCACCGGATCGCTGGGGTGACATGCTGGTACCGCATCTGTACGAATGTTCTCCATTTGACAATATCATCACCTCTGAAACTACGCGCATGAACTATGCGGTGGTACGGGAGTTTGGTGAACGTTATGGTGATTTGTTAGCGGGCTGGTGGTTCGACGGTATGTGGAACACTTACACCGATATGAACCAACCTTACAACATCAACGATGTGGTGGACGGCTCGCGGGCGGGGAATCCCGACCGTATAGTTACCGGGATTGGTGTGCACACGTTGGCCTATACCGATTACTCTGCTGGTGAGGCATATGGCACGAAAAATGCCGAAGGTAACTATGTGATGACTGAGTTACCGGATTCCCGCTGGGACAGCAACGACGGCTATCACCAGTGGTATCGCTGGATAGCGCTCGGCAACCAGACGGTGAATGCGGGCTGGGGTGCGATGGGTTCAAGCGATACCGGTAAACATTACGACACTGACGCCTTAGCCCAATGGGTGAAAGACGTAGCTGCCCGTGATGGCGTGGCCTGTATGGATATCCGCATTAACCGTTTCGGAGAACTGGACCCGATTGTTTCTCAACAGCTTGCGGCCGTCAACGCGGCAGTTTATCCGTCCCTCGATGACGAGCAGTTGCTTGATAAAGTACAGCAAACCACGCTGCGTTATTTCTGGGACTACGCACACCCGACCAGCGGTCTGGCTTTTGAGCGGTTATATCGCAACAGCGATGCCGGGCTTAATGAACCGGTGACCATTGGCGGCAGCGGTTTTGGCGTCATGGGCATTCTGGTGGCGATTGAACGCGGTTTTATCACTCGAGAAGAAGGGTACGATCGCATTAATAAAATGGTCGATTTTCTGGGCGGCCCGACCACCCGTTACAAAGGTGCCTGGCCACACTGGATTAACGGCAGTACAGGCGCGACCATTCCGTTTGGTACCGATGACAATGGCGCAGATCTGGTCGAAACCTCGTTCATGGTGGAGGGGTTGCTGACGGCACGTCAGTATTTTAATGATCCTGGGCTGACGGATAAAATCAACACACTCTGGCATGACATTGACTGGAACTACTTCACCAATAACAGCAACAGTCTGTACTGGCATATCGATAAAAATTTACAGTTCACCATGGGGATGAAAATCACCGGCTGGAACGAAGCGATGATCAGCTACCTGCTGGCCATTGCCTCGCCGACCCATGCCATCGATCCGGCACTCTGGGAAAGGGGCTGGTCACAGGGAAGTTATCACAACAAAAACAAAGACTACTACGGCGTTACACTGCCGATCGGCCCGACGATGGGCGGCCCGATGTTCTTTATGCATTACTCCTTCCTCGGTTTTGACCCGCGTAATCTGCGGGACAGTGCCAATAACGTGAATTATTTCCAGCAGGGTGAAGCGCAAAGCCAGATCCAGCAGGCTTACTGTATCGATAACCCTGGCGGATTTAACGGCTATGCAGAAAATTACTGGGGACTGACATCGGGTTACGGACCTGCAGGTTATGCAAGTCATGATCCAACGTCTGATGACGGGACGATTACCCTTACCGCTGCACTATGTGACTTACCTTATTTACCTGAAGCGTCAATAGCAGCGCTGCGCCATTTTTATGACGACCTGGGAAATGCGCTGTGGACCGAGAAATGCGGGTTTATTGATGGTGTAAATCTTTCCAAAAACTGGTATTCCGAGGGATATCTGGCCATCGACCAGGGACCGATCATTGGCATGATTGAAAACCATCGTAGTGGATTGTTATGGCGTTATTTTATGAGTTGTCCGGAAATTCAGCAGGCTTTATCGCTTATCGGCTTTGTTGATGATGACTATCCACCGCGCCAACGTTAA